From one Lotus japonicus ecotype B-129 chromosome 3, LjGifu_v1.2 genomic stretch:
- the LOC130744604 gene encoding uncharacterized protein LOC130744604, translating into MHSINAVYSNDWGSWAINQPDITFTVRDFEGVQPHEDDPIVVMLRIADYEIERVLLDQGSSADLIYGDAFEKLGLTESDLLPYDGALVGFSGEKVYVRGYVELNTVFGKGKNAESFSIKFLVVKCTSPYNVLIGRPSLNRLEAIISTRHLTAKYPLSKGGVGILKADQLVARKCYSESFKQYGHLGKKAVKEGHRVYEVEVEQAEVSLDPRDGFLDHKMTSEEETKAIEIGKRSLKVGVNLTASQEDRLVKLLSQNMDLFAWSAKDLPGIDPKFICHKLALNPGAKPIVQFKRKMGEEKTEAVKVETNKLLEAGFIREVKYPTWLVNVVMVKKANGKWRMCTDYTDLNKHCPKDSYPLPNIDKLVDRASGFGMLSLMDAYSGYHQIRMYQPDEEKTAFMTNQANYCYQTMPFGLKNADATYQRLMDKVFDKQVGRNMEIYVDDMVVKSEEVLGHCSDLKEAFGELRKHNMRLNPEKCSFGIQSGKFLGFMITRRGIEVNPDKCKAILEMQSPTSVKDVQKLTGRIAALSRFLPCSGNKSAPFFQCLRKNKAFQWTKECESAFQSLKEHLSSPPVLSKPVPVLLQEIKGDVKIIYFVSHALQGAEVRYQKIEKAALALIISARKLRPYFQGFPVVVKTDLPLRQVLQQPDLAGRMVSWAVELLEFGITFEKKGEIKAQVLVDFVNEMYHEDNSEAGEWSLSVDGSSNVKGSGAEYEAIIAGLKLAIEMGVKSITIKTDSQIVSRQIQGEYQAKDAQLAKYLVKAQGLITQIGEVKINHVPRDENTRVDILSKLASTKKPGNNKSVIQEVLNSPSIEADEVMAVPAITCLDWMGRVKKCLEAEGAELAMFTKDQIREASHYTLLGDQLYRRGVGVPLLRCVSEEDAERIMFEVHEGVCASHIGGRSLAAKVLRAGFYWPTLRSDCMDYVKKCDKCQIYADLHRAPPEELSSMSSSWPFAMWGVDILGPFTPAGSQVRYVLVAVDYFTKWIEAKSMARITAEKVKRFYWRKLICRFGVPATIVSDNGTQFTSRSVKSFCSEMGIELRFASVEHPQSNGQVESANKVVLNGLKKRLGEAKGLWADELLTVIWAYNTTPQSTTGETPFKLAYGVDAMIPAEVQDVTFRVATYSEDQNDANRLVDINLVEETQAAVRLRQALVKQRSERRYNSRVVPRQMKVGDLVLRRKAKGLDDSKLSPNWEGPYRILRELGQGAYHLEELSRRRIPRAWNAQHLRYYYS; encoded by the exons ATGCATTCCATAAATGCAGTGTATTCCAATGATTGGGGAAGCTGGGCTATTAATCAACCTGATATTACTTTCACTGTACGCGATTTTGAAGGAGTTCAACCTCATGAAGATGACCCAATTGTGGTGATGTTAAGAATTGCTGATTATGAGATTGAAAGAGTATTATTGGACCAGGGAAGTTCAGCTGACTTGATATATGGTGATGCGTTTGAGAAGTTGGGGCTGACAGAGTCGGATTTGTTACCTTATGATGGAGCTTTGGTGGGATTTTCAGGAGAAAAAGTCTATGTTAGGGGATATGTGGAGCTGAATACAGTTTTTGGCAAAGGGAAGAATGCGGAGTCATTTTCCATCaagtttttggtagtaaaatgtacttcgCCATACAATGTACTTATCGGAAGGCCCTCGTTGAACAGGTTGGAGGCGATCATCTCAACAAGGCATTTGACAGCTAAATATCCTTTAAGCAAGGGTggagttggaattttaaaggcGGATCAGTTGGTGGCTCGcaagtgttattcagaaagttttAAGCAGTATGGTCACTTGGGAAAGAAAGCGGTAAAGGAGGGACACAGAGTTTATGAAGTGGAAGTGGAACAAGCTGAGGTTAGTTTGGATCCTCGGGATGGTTTTCTTGATCATAAGATGACATCAGaggaggaaactaaggcgattgAGATTGGAAAAAGAAGCCTGAAAGTTGGTGTCAACCTTACAGCGAGTCAAGAGGACAGATTGGTGAAGTTGTTGTCACAGAACATGGATTTATTCGCTTGGAGCGCCAAGGATTTGCCTGGAATTGACCCGAAGTTTATTTGTCATAAATTGGCACTTAACCCCGGGGCGAAACCAATTGTTCAGTTCAAGAGAAAGATGGGTGAAGAAAAAACAGAGGCTGTTAAAGTGGAAACTAATAAGTTACTAGAAGCAGGATTCATCAGAGAGGTTAAGTATCCAACTTGGTTGGTGAATGTAGTTATGGTGAAGAAAGCTAATGGGAAGTGGCGGATGTGTACTGATTATACAGACTTAAATAAGCATTGTCCAAAAGATTCTTACCCTTTACCAAACATTGACAAACTTGTTGATAGAGCATCTGGCTTTGGCATGCTTAGTTtaatggatgcatattcaggaTATCATCAGATTAGGATGTATCAACCTGATGAGGAAAAGACAGCCTTCATGACAAaccaggcgaactattgttatcaAACAATgccatttgggctgaagaatgctGACGCTACGTATCAGAGATTGATGGATAAagtgtttgacaagcaggtgggaCGAAATATGGAAATATACGTTgatgacatggtggtcaagtcagaggaagtATTGGGACATTGTTCAGATTTGAAGGAAGCTTTTGGTGAattaaggaagcacaatatgagactcaatcctgagaagtgttcgtTCGGAATTCAGAGTGGGAAGTTCTTAGGTTTCATGATCACAAGGAGGGGAATTGAGGTGAATCCAGACAAATGTAAGGCGATACTGGAAATGCAGAGCCCAACTTCAGTGAAAGATGTGCAGAAGTTAACTGGGAGGATTGCAGCTTTGTCAAGGTTTTTACCGTGTTCTGGGAACAAATCTGCACCATTCTTTCAATGTTTGCGAAAGAATAAAGCTTTTCAGTGGACTAAAGAATGTGAGAGTGCTTTTCAGAGTTTAAAAGAACATTTATCCAGCCCTCCAGTCTTATCTAAACCAGTACCAG TTCTGTTGCAAGAGATTAAAGGAGATGTGaagattatatattttgtgagccatgcTCTTCAAGGGGCTGAGGTTCGTTAtcagaaaattgaaaaggcggcatTAGCTTTAATCATATCTGCCAGGAagttaagaccttattttcaaggctttccTGTGGTAGTCAAAACTGACTTACCTCTTCGCCAAGTCTTACAAcagcctgatctggctggaagAATGGTATCTTGGGCTGTTGAATTATTAGAGTTTGGCATTACTTTTGAAAAGAAAGGAGAGATTAAGGCACAGGTGCTGGTAGATTTTGTCAATGAGATGTATCATGAGGATAATAGTGAAGCAGGAGAATGGAGCTTGTCGGTAGATGGATCATCAAATGTTAAGGGCAGTGGTGCTG agtatgaagctatcATTGCAGGTTTGAAGCTGGCGATAGAAATGGGAGTTAAGAGTATTACAATCAAGACAGATTCGCAGATAGTGTCAAGACAGATTCAAGGTGAGTATCAGGCGAAGGATGCACAGTTGGCAAAGTACCTAGTCAAAGCACAGGGCTTGATAACACAAATTGGCGAAGTAAAAATAAATCATGTGCCAAGAGATGAGAACACAAGAGTTGATATTTTATCAAAATTGGCAAGTACTAAGAAGCCGGGTAATAATAAGTCAGTTATACAAGAAGTTTTGAATAGCCCAAGTATTGAGGCTGATGAAGTTATGGCAGTACCGGCAATCACATGTTTAGATTGGATGGGGCGAGTGAAGAAATGTTTGGAAGCAGAAGGGGCGGAGCTAGCCATGTTCACAAAGGATCAGATTCGAGAGGCAAGTCATTACACTCTCCTTGgcgatcaattgtacagaagaggaGTTGGAGTGCCGCTTTTAAGATGTGTTTCAGAGGAGGATGCAGAGCGAATCATGTTTGAGGTTCATGAGGGGGTTTGTGCAAGTCATATTGGAGGCAGATCGTTGGCAGCTAAAGTTTTAAGGGCAGGATTCTACTGGCCGACATTAAGATCAGACTGTATGGATTATGTGAAAAAATGTGACAAATGTCAGATTTACGCAGACTTACACAGAGCACCGCCTGAAGAGTTGAGTTCGATGAGTTCGTCATGGCCATTCGCGATGTGGGGCGTGGATATTTTGGGACCTTTTACACCAGCGGGGTCACAGGTTCGATATGTTTTAGTGGCGGTtgactattttactaagtggattgaggcgaaGTCAATGGCAAGAATCACGGCAGAGAAGGTTAAAAGGTTTTACTGGAGGAAGTTGATTTGCAGGTTTGGTGTGCCAGCTACTATAGTTTCGGATAATGGAACTCAATTTACTAGCAGGAGTGTGAAGAGTTTCTGTTCAGAAATGGGCATTGAGTTGCGATTTGCTTCAGTAGAACACCCACAGTCTAATGGGCAGGTAGAATCTGCTAACAAGGTGGTTCTAAATGGTTTGAAGAAGCGATTGGGCGAAGCAAAGGGATTGTGGGCCGATGAATTATTAACTGTAATCTGGGCATATAACACCACTCCTCAGTCTACTACTGGCGAGACACCTTTCAAGTTGGCTTATGGAGTGGATGCGATGATTCCAGCAGAGGTTCAGGATGTGACTTTTAGGGTGGCTACGTACAGTGAAGATCAGAATGATGCTAATAGGCTGGTGGACATAAATTTGGTGGAAGAAACTCAAGCAGCAGTTCGTCTAAGACAGGCATTGGTGAAACAGAGGTCAGAAAGGCGATATAATTCAAGGGTAGTTCCAAGGCAAATGAAGGTTGGCGATCTGGTGTTACGCAGAAAGGCTAAGGGACTGGACGATTCAAAGCTATCACCAAACTGGGAAGGACCATACAGGATCTTAAGGGAATTAGGccaaggggcgtatcatttggaggaaTTGTCAAGGCGAAGAATTCCAAGAGCTTGGAATGCACAACATCTCCGTTACTACTACAGTTGA
- the LOC130748777 gene encoding uncharacterized protein LOC130748777 — translation MKEWRKKFVAASSLEVSNAPATVHASIGESVSADPNVIVPNVIHEISVESISVPNVEPHVETLVKTTSDVNMETSAGNPNPIVDTSELDLQIHQSALGSEPSTVCKKSVIESVHELLSFWS, via the coding sequence ATGAAGgaatggaggaagaaatttgttgctgcaagttctcttgaagtctcaaatgcaccagcaactgttcatgcaagcataggtgAATCTGTAAGTGCAGATCCTAATGTTATTGTGCCTAATGTGATTCATGAGATATCAGTTGAATCTATTTCTGTTCCCAATGTTGAACCTCATGTTGAGACATTAGTTAAGACTACTTCAGATGTGAATATGGAAACCTCTGCTGGAAATCCAAACCCCATTGTTGACACATCTGAACTTGATCTCCAAATCCATCAATCTGCCTTGGGTTCTGAACCATCTACCGTTTGTAAGAAGTCAGTTATTGAAAGTGTTCATGAATTGTTGTCATTCTGGTCTTAG